GCGAAAAGATACACAGGGAGATATGAATTAATTTCTTGTAAGAAGGCATACCACGGAAGTACACATGGTTCATTAAGCCTTTTGGGTGATGATGAAATGAAAAAGGGTTATTACCCATTGCTACCTAATTGCAATCTTATTGAATACAACAACCAAGCAGATCTTAACTTTATAACAACCAAAACTGCAGCTGTGGTTATTGAAGGTGTGCAAGGTGAAGCGGGAACCATAATGGGCAATGTAGATTACTTCAAAGCATTAAGAAAGAAATGCGACGATGTGGGTTGCCTCCTTATTATGGATGAAGTACAAACCGGGTTTGGGAGAACAGGCAAACTCTTTTCGTTCGAACATCTAGGCATAGTACCAGATATTATTACGATTGCTAAAGGAATGGGTGGCGGAATGCCAATTGGGGCTTTTGTGTCTTCAAAAGAAATAATGAACGTATTAAAGTCGAACCCAATGCTTGGCCACATTACTACGTTTGGCGGTCATGCGGTATCGTGCGCATCCA
The genomic region above belongs to Flavobacteriales bacterium and contains:
- a CDS encoding aspartate aminotransferase family protein, with the translated sequence MISHRELYLNHVAHPTPFPPSLDVKRAEGIYIYDQDDNAYIDLISGISVSNVGHRHPKVIEAIKAQLDKYTYLTVYGKYVQAPQVELANELTNLLPTTLDNVYFVNSGTEANEGATKLAKRYTGRYELISCKKAYHGSTHGSLSLLGDDEMKKGYYPLLPNCNLIEYNNQADLNFITTKTAAVVIEGVQGEAGTIMGNVDYFKALRKKCDDVGCLLIMDEVQTGFGRTGKLFSFEHLGIVPDIITIAKGMGGGMPIGAFVSSKEIMNVLKSNPMLGHITTFGGHAVSCAS